In Thermosinus carboxydivorans Nor1, the genomic stretch TCCTGGTCGCCACCGACCATGAACTGATCTACCAGGCCGTTAAGGCCTTTGGCGGCCAGGTTATGCTTACCTCACCCGACCATCCTACCGGTACCGACCGGCTGGCCGAGGTTGCCCGCGCGTACCCGGACGTGGACGTTATCGTCAACGTCCAGGGAGATGAGCCATTAATTGCCCCGGAAGTAATCGACGAGCTGGCCGCCGCCTTCGACGGCGCCCCGGACTTGGCCATGGCCACTTTGATGACCGAGATGGACGAGGAAGAATACAATCTGCCTAGCGCCGTAAAGGTCGTGACCGACCTAAACGGCTATGCCCTTTATTTTTCCCGGTCGCTCATTCCCTTCCCGCGCGTTAAACATGAGGCTTATAACGTATATAAGCATATCGGCATTTACGCCTACCGCCGCGACTTTCTCCTCACCTTCGCCGCCCTGCCGCCCACGCCGCTCGAGCGGGCCGAATCGCTCGAACAGCTCCGCGCCCTCGAACACGGCTACCGGATTAAAGTGCTCAAGACCGATTTTAAGTCCATCGGCGTCGACACGCCGGAGGATCTGGAACGAGTACGGGCGATAGTGGAGCAACGGTATGAAGTATGAGGTATGAAGTATGAGGTAACGGGATCGAGGGATAAACCGCGGAGATAATCATGCCAATAAATTGGCATCACAAAGCATGAAAACTGTTATTCAACCGCGGAGCGCACGGAGAGTGCGATATACATCGCACTTTGGATTTTTAATTAAATTTTAAAAATTTTCTCTGTGTCCTCAGTGGTTCCAATACTCACCGTATGAATTGACCGGTTTTCAGGGTAGACCCCCCATGTCGTTAGCACGACACCAACAAAGAATGAAAACAGGTGTAGAGTTTTCGGAGTAGGACGCGGAGAAAATAAGCGCGATGGATATCGCGCGCTCTGTGTTCTCTGCGGTTAAAAAGAAACATGGAAAGTTGAAAGTAGAAAGTATAGACCGGAGGGATGATTATGCACCAAGTCCAAGTCGGACCGATTACCATTGGCGGGAAGAACCCCATCGCGCTCATTGCCGGCCCCTGTGTCATTGAAGACGCCGAGCGGACGCTCGCCATCGGCCGGGCGGTGAAACAGATCGCCGACCGCCTCGGCATCCCCTATATCTTCAAGGCTTCCTTCGACAAAGCCAACCGCTCGTCGTTCAAGTCCTTCCGCGGTCCTGGCCTGCACGAAGGGCTGGCCATCCTGGCCAACATCAAACAAGCGCTGGGCGTTCCGGTGCTCAGCGACATCCACTGCACTACCCAGGTGACGGCAGCGGCCAAAGTCCTGGATATCCTCCAGATTCCCGCTTTTTTGTGCCGGCAGACCGACCTGGTCTACGGCGCGGCCCAGACCGGCCGGGTGATTAACGTGAAAAAAGGCCAGTTTCTCGCGCCGCGGGACATGAAGAACGTGGTCGACAAAATCCGCGAAGCGGGTAATGAGAATATTCTCCTTACCGAGCGCGGCTTCAGCTTCGGCTACAACAACCTGGTCGTGGACATGCGGGCCCTGCCCATCATGCGGTCGCTGGGCTATCCCGTTGTCTTTGACGCTACCCACAGCGTGCAGCTGCCCGGTGGGGCTGGTACTTCTTCCGGCGGTCAGCGGGAGTTTGTCGCCCACCTCGCCCGCGCAGCTACGGCCGCCGGCATCGACGCTTTGTTCATGGAAGTCCATGACAATCCGGAAGAGGCCCTTTCCGACGGCCCCAACATGCTGTATATCGACCAGCTTGAGGACCTGCTCAAAGACGTTTTAGCCATCGACGCGGTCGTAAGACGGCATAAATAATTGAAAACCGCGAAGATATCCATGCCAATAATTGGAACCCAAACAATGGAAAGTACCGCCATGCTACCACTTTCCACTTACCGATTGCCACTTTCCAGGGTAGACCCCCCATGTCGTTAGCACGACACCAACAAAGAATGAAAACCAGGTGCATATGTAGAATAATTTTTTTGCGGCTGGCGAAGAGAGGTCGATAGCTTGCTAGTGCTTCGAGCCTGAAGGGTAGACTGAACCCCAGTTACCTGGTGCACCACAAATTGTTGCTCCTACATTTAGGAAGCACGCGGAGTAGATTACTCGTACAAGGGTTACTGCACCAGTCGCAAAATAAGGCCGCAGAGGGGATCTTCTCATGAAACAAGTAATCCGCATTGTCCATGAACGCTGTTGTGGTATGGATGTTCACAAGAAGATTATCGTTGCCTGCGTTATCACACCTGACAACAAAGAAATTCGAACATTTGGCACTATGACGGACGACTTGCATGAATTAGTAAGCTGGCTTCAAAGTCACGGCTGTAGTCATGTAGCTATGGAAAGCACGGGAGTTTACTGGAAACCAATTTACAATCTTTTAGAACATACGGGAATTGAGATTTTGGTAGTCAATGCACAACACATAAAAGCAGTTCCGGGACGCAAGACAGATGTTAAAGATGCAGAGTGGATAGCTGAGTTACTACGGCATGGGTTACTGCAGGGCAGTTATATTCCAAGTCGTGAGCAGAGGGAATTACGGGAATTAGTAAGATATCGTCGGAGCCTCATAGAAGAACGCTCGAGAGAAGTAAATCGGCTACAAAAAGTTTTAGAAGGGGCAAATATTAAGTTGGCTTCTGTAGTAACCGACATTACTGGTGTTTCCGCCCGCTCTATGATAGAAGCTATGATAAAA encodes the following:
- the kdsB gene encoding 3-deoxy-manno-octulosonate cytidylyltransferase, with the translated sequence MNILCVIPTRYASTRLPGKALAEIAGKPMIQHVYERACRAKRPRAVLVATDHELIYQAVKAFGGQVMLTSPDHPTGTDRLAEVARAYPDVDVIVNVQGDEPLIAPEVIDELAAAFDGAPDLAMATLMTEMDEEEYNLPSAVKVVTDLNGYALYFSRSLIPFPRVKHEAYNVYKHIGIYAYRRDFLLTFAALPPTPLERAESLEQLRALEHGYRIKVLKTDFKSIGVDTPEDLERVRAIVEQRYEV
- the kdsA gene encoding 3-deoxy-8-phosphooctulonate synthase, whose translation is MHQVQVGPITIGGKNPIALIAGPCVIEDAERTLAIGRAVKQIADRLGIPYIFKASFDKANRSSFKSFRGPGLHEGLAILANIKQALGVPVLSDIHCTTQVTAAAKVLDILQIPAFLCRQTDLVYGAAQTGRVINVKKGQFLAPRDMKNVVDKIREAGNENILLTERGFSFGYNNLVVDMRALPIMRSLGYPVVFDATHSVQLPGGAGTSSGGQREFVAHLARAATAAGIDALFMEVHDNPEEALSDGPNMLYIDQLEDLLKDVLAIDAVVRRHK
- a CDS encoding IS110 family RNA-guided transposase; translated protein: MKQVIRIVHERCCGMDVHKKIIVACVITPDNKEIRTFGTMTDDLHELVSWLQSHGCSHVAMESTGVYWKPIYNLLEHTGIEILVVNAQHIKAVPGRKTDVKDAEWIAELLRHGLLQGSYIPSREQRELRELVRYRRSLIEERSREVNRLQKVLEGANIKLASVVTDITGVSARSMIEAMIK